gatttgtgtatgtattttttttgttaaaaaaatattaattcaaatcaaaacaCGAGTTAAATATCTAGTATAATTATATACTAAATACTCAAATTTCCAATCATTTACATgattacaaatataatttagttttatttcattGACAATtcctttttaatataatgtatactagagttaatttttatatatcgagattgaatctttttttttccctagtaGAACTCAATATAGTTAGGATGAATCTGTAAACATTTATAGTCTCAGGGGACTAGTTTGTAGCTACCCTAGGTAACAAAGTCAGAGTaaagaaacataaaacaaaagcaaaaacaaaagggatCGTTTCTCTCTGTCTCTCGTTGACGCAAAGCAGAAGCTTGAGCATAGGACGGCAAAAGGCAGCCAAGCCCGAGGGAGAACGAAGAATCTCAAAAAtcgaaaccaaaataaatcaaacctctttctgctttctttttgtttcctctGCTTTACCGAAATCACACGTCGTTGTtatccctccctccctctcgcTTTTCCGCACATATTGTTATTAGTAGATTTTGAGAGGTTGAATTTTGATTGGGTATGGCAACAGAGACATCTAAAGATGAATTATTGCAGCTAGTCAAGAGATTTAGTGCTTATTTGACTGTCAAGATGTCAAATCTCTTCTCCTTTAATACCCCGGTTAGTCTTTCAATTCCTTTATTTTTGGCCTCGATCTGATTCTGATTTTTTAGAATATGTGATTAAtctatttttagggtttagtgtATTTGTAATTGGAATTGTGGGGTGTGTTTTTCTTGTAGAAAAAATTAATGGCGTATGATTATAGgtttatttaattcatttatgGGTTAATTAGGGTAAAGATTGAAGCTTTTTTCTGTTGAAAGGAGtgcaatttttttggatttttatcatttttcctGCTTTAAATTGGTTACTTTTCTTTTACTTCTTCAATGGctttaaattattgatataattttttattttttattttttctcttgttgggaaataattttttggttcttgtttctttttccgTTTTGAGTTTGAGACAACAATGAAGATTGTTGATGTTATCGTGAAAAgacttgttaaaaaaatagcaaatggGTGTGaatatagtttaattgtttCTTGTATTGAgaaattagaaaatttaaagAGTAGTTTGATTTATGGCATTGAAGTATTCGCACTGGTTAAATTTGGTATCAGGATTCACGATCAGTTGGGGCCGCTGCGGGGCTTGCTGTTGCGATAGTCTTTACATGGAGGTGGTTGAGGTCAAATAGTGGACCTCAAAGAAGGCAGCCGAAACGACAAGCTCCTACGACTAGTAGTTCTGTTGTGACTACTCAACCCAATGCAGTGTCGATACCTTCTGGGGGTGTTTGTTCATCTTCGGAGGACTTGAGAGTGCAAAATGTTGTTGATGAGTTCTTTCAAACAGTAACAGTAAGAAAACAATGGTTAAgttgtgtttttgtttatttagacTTTTTTCGTTCTTATTAAtgttttgtctttgtttttcagCCATCTTTGGGGCAAATAGTTAGGCAAAAATTGAGCGAAGGAAGAAAGGTAAATACTATCTCAGATGCACCAAGCATGATTTACCTATTTGCTTAAATTTGAGTTGATATTTCTTAGAAGTGGTGTCTGCAGTCTGTTCTCCCTTTGGTAGCCTTACTGTGGTTTCATTTCTCATTTAGCATTTTTTGGGAATGTTTTATTTGTCCAATCTATGTGCATTCTGTTTGTTTTGTGTTCAATATCCTCTCATTTAGATTACGGGTGATTATTTAATTCATTCCTATTTAAAAAGGTGCCttttaacaaaacataaattGTGAGTTTGGTTCCTTTCATCTATATGCCTTTTGCTTCAAGTTATCTTAGCACTTGTTATTTCTAATTTTCATGCTTCTTGAACTTTTTTGTTGCTACAAATGTCATGCATGTAAGTTTGTTTGAGTGGCTTCTCTCAAGTATGTTTTAGTTTTCAATCATTtacttctaatatatatattacttttaggATTACTCTAGTTGTAATGCAACAAGAAGACAGGCTGAGTTGTCCAATAAAGAAAGCCATTCCCCTTAAAGTTTCATGCTTTGGTGACTTGTTTTGTGTAGGTCACATGTCGTTTGCTTGGCGTAATCCTTGAGGAAAGCAGTCCAGAGGAGCTTCAGGTAGTGAgatatttttcaagtgaaatGTGTGCTTGAAACTTCAATGTGcaaaaaattaacttgtttcTTCTTAGGGGCAGAGTCAGGCAACTGTTAGGTCCTCTGTGCTAGAAGTGCTGTTAGAAATCACGAAATTTTGTGATGTTTATCTCATGGAAAGAGTTCTTGATGATGAGAGCGAAGTAAGTGCAAACTTCTTGTAGAACAGTATTTTATCATCACTTCTCctttgttgaaaaaatattgtcatttttgttctttgttttgaaatatgTGTGCTTCATGGTGCTATCAAGCAAGTTTTTATTTGCATTGTTCCATGTCCTTCTACACATGATTCAAGCATTCACTTTGGATGGTTTtcaacttttatctttttttttaatggtctgTCATTAATCTATATTTAGATGCACACTGGCTCTATTGCACTTGAGTTTAGTTCtgtatataattttagatttgggagaaaataattacaaaggCAATTTTATGGCACCTATTAATGATGTAGATGGCATCCAGAAATGAGATGCCTCAGTCACCTCTATGACTGTTAGTTGTACTTTAACCTGATTGAAGTTCCTGAATAATCATATGTTATTCTCAGTCTTTTTCATGTCAATGTTCAGTGATTGACAGTTTTGATGTGTTCTAAGATGGAGGATGTTTTCACGGTAGTAGTTTATCAACCAAGTGTGGATTTCTATTAATGCTAATTTGCTTTTGCACTTGTCAGTTCTTTTGTAATAAATTGTTTCCCTCATGAATTGCTTCATGCACTATTTTCTGCAGCAAAAGGTTCTCGTGGCTTTGGAAAATGCAGGAGTTTTTACATCTGGTGGTTTGGTTAAAGACAAGGTAACAGCAAATGCTTTCAGAACACTATGGTTTCTATGGTAGCTAATAAGCAAATTTGTTACATATACAATACACTGTGAGTTTCTTTATACTGGCCATTACTTCATAAAATTTGTTCCATTATATATTAGATGCCAGCTTCTTCACATTTCTTTGTAAGTTGAACTTTAACTTGGTGATAATTTGTAGCATAACTGCGATGCATGATTATGTGAGGTTCCAAGAATCCTACTGAACTTTTCATGCAGGGAAGAGGTTAAATTCCATGAAATTATACAGTTTTGACTCAATATATTCTTGATACATTTTGAAGACATAATGTCATTAATTCCCCAATATTACATAAGAAAGAGTGGCTTATAAGCTTAATAGTATGGCAAATATTTCTTCTATATCCATAACATTATATACTGACACGTGGCATTAAGAGGCTGAATGTGCTCAACCAACCAACAAGGATGGTTGTTTGTGGTATAAAAATATTAGCTGAATTGGTCATTTCTGGAAGATATTCATTTGTCTATTTGTTTAATGATGTAATCTGAACACCTGGGACACCTTTGGTACGCTGTAATCAAAATCATAACAGAGTGTGtgatttaataagttatttcTCCACTTATGTGTTTGAAATATAAGATCTGACTATTCTGTGGAGTTTTAATATTTACCGCTTgatgtttttttgtcttttaacttGGCATTTGCTTTGTTTGTCTTAATCTCTGTAAAATGCATCTGCAGGTTCTCTTTTGTAGCACAGAAACTGGACGGTCATCTTTTGTAAGACAACTAGAACCAGATTGGCATATTGACACTAATCCTGAAGTCATTTTTCAGTTAGCTGTAAGCTTCCTTCTCGTGCCacttattgtattttttcactCCACGATCTTTATGATTGTTAGATTAGAATGTCAACTCTTTGTAATACGTATCTTCTGAgtttcacttttcttttgtgGCAGAGATTTATCAAATATCAGCTTCACATTTCTCCTATTAGACCTGAACGGACCGCTGCAAATGTGCTCAGTTCTCCATCCTTGGAACAGTTCTTCGGATCAACCTGATGCATCAACTTATAAAATGTGAAAATAGAATTTTGAAGTTAAAATAGCTTGTTCTTTTTGTTCCAACTGATTACAGCTTCACATTTATGGGCAACTTCTGCTAGTTGCTGGTCTTCTGATGAAGGGTTGCTGTGCCATGTAATCCTCCACTATCTCAAGCTCAAAGCtttgtttgtttgaaaatttgtACATTAGGGTGGTCACATTTGAACTTGCCGCAACTGGATATTTGACATGATGGCTATTGATGTCAATAATTTATCAGTTAAAAGATATTCAATCATTTGCAATAATTTTGGTGTTCGCTTGTGATTATCCTGCCTTATCATCCTTTGTTCTACAGTGAGATCAACAACCATAACCAATCTTTTTCGTAATGTAACATCTCCACTTGAGAGGTATGCATTAAAGAAAATTACATGTTGCTGGAACAGTTTTGTTTACATGTTTTGTGCCCCTTTTTATGAATCATTCTTATTTCCAGACGTATATTTGCCAAACTGGCTTCGTGACCTCTGAATATTATTGCCCTTGTCACCTCAAGAAAGCACTTCATATTTTATGTTCCAGGTGAGGTGAACATCAGCTGGGATTCGGAGAGCTTCCTCACCGGCAAGGTAGGCAAATGGAAAGAATTCTCCAGCTGTTGCAAATTCCCTCGACTGATTCCCCTCCGATGGCTTTTGCATTTGTATGGTGGAATATGTGACAATTGCAGCTCTGAAAGTCGGAAAGGCAATTTGCCCTTGAATTATTCCGTTCTTTTCCCACTTTTAGCTCTTGGTTATGACATGTAAAGCAAAATCTGAACAATCGAGAGGTGGAAAAAAGATTAAGAAGCAAAGAATCCTTGGCACCTTTTTGGAAcgtgaagaaaaagagaaaatttggaatcggaaaaaataataaaagagacaagttggcatagaagaagaaaaggaaaagggggaagatgagaaaaaatttgaagaggaaaaaaataaaagagaaaacttggaataggaaaaaacaataaaaaagaaaaaaaaaagaaaaagggaaagatttgaatagaaaaattaaaagggaaagATCTCAAGCAATTATCCTAAAAATTATTACCCACCAGTATAAATAGGCTACCCCATCAAACAGAAAGGGTGGGAGAGAGTAGAGGAGGAGgcacatgaaaaagaaaaaaagagaaaagaaagctcTCAcat
This DNA window, taken from Populus alba chromosome 17, ASM523922v2, whole genome shotgun sequence, encodes the following:
- the LOC118054984 gene encoding peroxisome biogenesis protein 22 isoform X1, yielding MATETSKDELLQLVKRFSAYLTVKMSNLFSFNTPDSRSVGAAAGLAVAIVFTWRWLRSNSGPQRRQPKRQAPTTSSSVVTTQPNAVSIPSGGVCSSSEDLRVQNVVDEFFQTVTPSLGQIVRQKLSEGRKVTCRLLGVILEESSPEELQGQSQATVRSSVLEVLLEITKFCDVYLMERVLDDESEQKVLVALENAGVFTSGGLVKDKVLFCSTETGRSSFVRQLEPDWHIDTNPEVIFQLARFIKYQLHISPIRPERTAANVLSSPSLEQFFGST
- the LOC118054984 gene encoding peroxisome biogenesis protein 22 isoform X2, which codes for MATETSKDELLQLVKRFSAYLTVKMSNLFSFNTPDSRSVGAAAGLAVAIVFTWRWLRSNSGPQRRQPKRQAPTTSSSVVTTQPNAVSIPSGGVCSSSEDLRVQNVVDEFFQTVTPSLGQIVRQKLSEGRKVTCRLLGVILEESSPEELQSQATVRSSVLEVLLEITKFCDVYLMERVLDDESEQKVLVALENAGVFTSGGLVKDKVLFCSTETGRSSFVRQLEPDWHIDTNPEVIFQLARFIKYQLHISPIRPERTAANVLSSPSLEQFFGST